The proteins below come from a single Xyrauchen texanus isolate HMW12.3.18 chromosome 3, RBS_HiC_50CHRs, whole genome shotgun sequence genomic window:
- the pde9ab gene encoding high affinity cGMP-specific 3',5'-cyclic phosphodiesterase 9A, translated as MGSSPSSHAPKTLYLEADGKVQKVIFSRHCSPCDIRELLCSSSSIARNTAILLVDMEGALISIDPTMPTNTPNNLYKVVPHCTSQGGEKEDMFHNVLSQVAEQFSRAFGINGLKMEVTTRMAMLERRVELEGLKVVEIEKCKNDLKKLSDEITSRARVRVNCNCKYNFTDDEKNQSPRRDVPSYPKYTLSQQTIEALKKPTFDVWHWEHNEMLSCLEYMYHDLGLVKEFNINPITLKRWLLGIQENYRNNPFHNFRHCFCVSQMMYGMVHLCNLQERLTVTDMCVLMTAAVCHDLDHPGYNNTYQINARTDLAVRYNDISPLENHHCAVAFQILSMPECNIFTNIEPDTFKQIRQAIITLILATDMTRHGEILDSFKQRVDNFDFTNEEHVKCLKMVLIKCCDISNEVRPTDVAEPWVDCLLEEYFMQSDQEKSEGLPVAPFMDRDKVTKPTAQIGFIKFILIPMFETVMKLFPQIEEIMVQPLRDSRDHYEELKQMDDALSEVHKKKTESLSLGGKKN; from the exons ATGGGGTCCAGCCCATCATCTCATGCCCCTAAAACTCTTTATCTGGAAGCAGATGGAAAGGTTCAAAAG GTCATTTTCAGTCGACACTGTAGCCCATGTGACATCAGAGAACTTCTTTGTTCATCATCCAGTATTGCCAG AAACACTGCCATACTTTTGGTTGACATGGAAGGAGCATTGATATCTATCGACCCTACCATGCCTACAAACACTCCAAA CAACTTGTATAAGGTTGTGCCCCATTGCACAAGCCAAGGAGGAG AGAAGGAAGACATGTTTCATAACGTTCTGTCACAAGTGGCTGAGCAATTCAGCAG GGCCTTCGGGATTAATGGGCTGAAGATGGAGGTGACCACGAGAATGGCCATGCTGGAGAGGAGAGTGGAAT TAGAGGGGCTGAAAGTTGTGGAGATTGAGAAGTGTAAGAATGATCTGAAGAAACTAAGTGATGAAATTACTTCTAGAGCAAGAGTGAG AGTGAACTGCAACTGCAAATACAACTTTACTGATGATGAAAAAAATCAGTCTCCCAGACGAGATGTTCCAAGCTACccaaaa TACACACTTTCTCAGCAAACTATAGAGGCTCTGAAAAAGCCCACCTTTGATGTTTGGCATTGGGAACACAATGAG ATGCTTAGCTGTTTGGAGTACATGTATCATGACCTTGGACTGGTTAAGGAGTTCAACATTAACCCCATAACTCTCAAAAGATGGCTG CTGGGAATTCAAGAAAATTATCGCAACAACCCTTTCCACAACTTCCGCCATTGCTTTTGTGTAAGCCAGATGATGTACGGAATGGTCCATTTGTGTAACCTTCAG GAGAGGCTGACTGTGACAGACATGTGTGTTCTGATGACCGCAGCAGTGTGTCATGACCTCGATCACCCGGGATACAACAACAC GTACCAGATTAATGCTCGCACTGACCTGGCAGTGCGCTATAATGACATCTCTCCACTGGAGAACCATCATTGTGCTGTGGCCTTCCAGATCCTCTCAATGCCCGAGTGCAACATATTCACCAACATAGAGCCTGACACCTTCAAACAGATACGACAG GCAATTATTACTCTTATTTTGGCGACGGATATGACCAGACATGGAGAGATACTGGACTCCTTCAAACAGAGAGTGGACAACTTTGACTTTACCAATGAGGAGCATGTCAAATGT CTGAAGATGGTCTTGATCAAGTGTTGTGACATCTCCAATGAGGTCAGACCTACTGatgtggcagagccatgggtggacTGTCTACTGGAGGAGTACTTTATGCAG AGTGATCAAGAAAAGTCAGAAGGTCTTCCTGTGGCTCCGTTTATGGATCGTGACAAAGTCACCAAACCAACGGCGCAGATTGGTTTCATTAAGTTCATCCTCATCCCCATGTTTGAGACTGTCATGAAG CTCTTTCCTCAGATCGAGGAGATCATGGTTCAGCCTTTGAGGGACTCTCGTGATCATTATGAAGAGCTAAAGCAGATGGATGATGCCTTGTCAGAG GTACACAAGAAGAAAACAGAGAGCCTGTCTTTAGGTGGAAAGAAGAATTAG
- the oafb gene encoding out at first protein homolog, whose amino-acid sequence MYARATLPAFVLFVLLSSSVSVCSELRVLLRLSDGQITEEVLKADSEKDIITLEFKQGDGTLITFLADFKRHVKIFRALVLGEPERGQTQYQALCFISWLDHGELIPTEAMAKLRQKNPHVVRSADDSCGLEQLSMNAVINMSLSWHLSTHISNVCRDARDLIYTRQQDVKHWVDRGVEGSIFEVLPQSVDVTGLQSCSSPADPWQPCACSYRFNLEWFPCQLKYCRGQGSSPYKCGIKSCSKSYRFDFYTPHKQLCLWDDDT is encoded by the exons ATGTACGCGCGAGCGACTTTGCCGGCGTTTGTGTTGTTTGTGCTGTTATCATCATCGGTAAGTGTTTGCTCAGAGTTGAGGGTTCTTCTTCGTCTCAGTGATGGTCAAATAACGGAGGAGGTTCTAAAAGCGGATAGTGAAAAGGACATCATAACATTGGAGTTCAAGCAGGGAGACGGGACTCTCATCACATTCCTGGCTGATTTTAAACGT CATGTGAAGATATTTCGTGCACTGGTGCTCGGGGAGCCGGAGAGGGGCCAGACACAGTATCAGGCCCTCTGCTTCATCTCCTGGTTGGATCATGGAGAGCTCATCCCCACTGAAGCCATGGCCAAACTCAGACAG AAAAACCCTCATGTGGTGCGGAGTGCAGATGACAGTTGTGGATTGGAACAGCTCAGTATGAACGCAGTGATCAACATGAGTCTTTCCTGGCACCTCAGTACGCACATATCAAATGTGTGCAGGGACGCACGAGACCTCATATACACACGGCAGCAAGATGTCAAACACTGGGTGGACAGAG GGGTCGAGGGCTCAATATTCGAGGTTCTTCCCCAGAGTGTGGATGTGACTGGCTTGCAGAGCTGCAGTTCCCCAGCAGACCCATGGCAGCCCTGCGCCTGCAGTTACAGGTTCAATCTGGAGTGGTTCCCCTGTCAGCTGAAGTACTGTCGGGGTCAGGGTTCCAGCCCGTACAAGTGTGGCATCAAGAGCTGCAGCAAAAGCTACCGATTTGACTTCTACACACCCCATAAACAGCTGTGCCTTTGGGATGACGACACTTAA